The genomic region CTTGGGGGTGAACGGTCTCGACTTTAGTCGTTACTTCAAGGCAAGCGGGCCGAGGAAGCCGTGATGATCTCGTTAACCACAAAAACATGGCAAACTATAAGCGCAAATAAAACTGCTGCTGATTATCAACTAGCTGCCTAAGCTAGCTCTGTTATCCGTTACCCGAAGTTTGTTCTCGCCTTCGGATCTAACGTCGCTAGAGGACTTACCCCTAACCGTGTTACGGAGGTTAATGGGGACATAAATCTGTAGCTGAGTCCGCAAACTACTTGTGCATGTGAGAGTTTGGACTGAGAAAGCGTTAATTGCACTACGCCCGTAGAAACTTTGAAGCAGTGCTAGAGGACCCGGGTTCGATTCCCGGCACCTCCACTTTATTTAATCTTTGGGATTATTTTTATAATCCGATATATCGCTATCGCTGCAGTTGTTATTCCAAAAATGGCCATAACTCTAGATCCAATTGAATTCACATTAATAATCAGCATTACTCCAATAAAAATCGCAATTAATGCGATAGCAAGAGCTAAAAGTTTTATTATTGCAAGCGGTAGTAAACGTTGTGGCAGAAAAGTTAGTGCTAACGAGATTGGCCCACCGAGTACTGTTAGAGAAACAATTAGAGTTGCTAATAAAGCTAGTGACTCCATAACTTAAACTTAGCCAGAACCTTCAGTATTTCCAGCATCTGCTGCCTTAACATCATTAATCTGATACTTCTCAATTGCTTTCATAACCTGTCGTTTACTAATCATTCCTTCATCAGCTAACTGAGAAAGGGCTGCAACAGCGATTGATTCGGCGTCAACTTTAAAGTGACGACGCAGGGCCCCTCTCGTATCAGATAGTCCAAAGCCATCTGTGCCGAGTGAGTAAAACGGTTGGCTAACCCAAGGCGCGATTTGGTCTTGAACTGA from Candidatus Nanopelagicus abundans harbors:
- a CDS encoding phosphatase — encoded protein: MESLALLATLIVSLTVLGGPISLALTFLPQRLLPLAIIKLLALAIALIAIFIGVMLIINVNSIGSRVMAIFGITTAAIAIYRIIKIIPKIK